A genomic window from Silene latifolia isolate original U9 population chromosome 11, ASM4854445v1, whole genome shotgun sequence includes:
- the LOC141613738 gene encoding uncharacterized protein LOC141613738 yields the protein MMMIDGEVECGRVLREVKLLGSCVVIGTYGRWSIYEISNLQYGIHLWGQAPNFLDRVKEEWARSYEGHKMFGIVKKLKALKPQHLAKDPNNSVLVDQEIELLSEVRSLTAARDSFLQQKAKIHWTKEGDQNTALFHGAIKKRYMVNKVIQIEDQQGKLCQDSQSIQAAFLDYYMDLLGSTKETENVRMDILNRGNLCTQEHWSTLKKPVTNEEIKQVFFETPIDKSPGPDGLSLILPEIIHENQGAFIRGRFILENVLIFQDIVKMYNRKSASPRCLFKIDLQKAYDSVEWDFVEQMLMGLNFPALFT from the exons ATGATGATGATTGATGGTGAGGTTGAGTGTGGAAGAGTTTTGAGAGAGGTAAAACTTTTAGGGAGTTGTGTTGTGATTGGGACGTATGGAAGGTGGAGTATTTATGAGATTAGCAATTTGCAATATG gtatacacctGTGGGGACAGGCTCCTAATTTTTTGGATAGGGTAAAGGAGGAATGGGCAAGAAGTTATGAGGGTCACAAAATGTTTGGAATTGTGAAAAAGTTAAAGGCTTTAAAACCT CAGCATCTTGCTAAGGATCCTAATAATTCTGTGCTGGTGGATCAGGAAATTGAATTGCTTTCTGAAGTTAGAAGCCTTACTGCTGCAAGGGATAGTTTTCTGCAACAAAAAGCAAAGATCCATTGGACTAAGGAAGGAGATCAAAATACTGCATTATTTCATGGAGCTATTAAGAAGAGATACATGGTTAATAAGGTAATCCAAATTGAAGACCAACAAGGAAAGTTATGCCAGGATAGCCAGAGCATTCAAGCAGCCTTTCTTGACTATTATATGGATTTGCTAGGGAGTACTAAAGAGACTGAGAATGTAAGAATGGACATCTTGAACAGAGGGAACTTATGTACTCAAGAGCATTGGAGCACTCTGAAGAAGCCTGTCACAAATGAGGAGATCAAACAAGTCTTTTTTGAAACTCCTATTGACAAGTCACCAGGACCAGATGG GCTGTCTCTTATTTTACCTGAGATTATTCATGAGAATCAGGGAGCCTTTATCAGAGGAAGGTTTATTCTAGAAAATGTGCTCATTTTCCAGGATATTGTTAAAATGTACAACAGAAAGAGTGCTTCACCTAGATGCCTATTCAAGATTGATTTGCAGAAGGCCTATGATTCTGTGGAGTGGGATTTTGTGGAGCAAATGTTGATGGGCTTAAACTTTCCTGCTCTTTTTACCTAG
- the LOC141613739 gene encoding uncharacterized protein LOC141613739 yields MPDDRGYTVSRGYDWLRTHQTKPVWYETVWCSWNIPKHSLISWLIRNNGINTREKLFRIGCCNSDSCCICEAAPETQEHMFFECGYSKLILGQIKDWCRLKISSTGGVSSTGSKVQKNVYALVLAASYYHAWTQRNNARMNAMLDSPNRVVQLIKDNVKHRIKYKRNDHMSSAEKNWLLSLEI; encoded by the coding sequence ATGCCTGATGATCGGGGATATACTGTAAGTAGGGGATATGACTGGCTGagaactcaccaaaccaaacctgTCTGGTATGAGACTGTATGGTGCAGCTGGAATATCCCTAAACATTCTCTGATCTCTTGGCTTATAAGGAATAATGGGATAAATACAAGAGAGAAGCTATTCAGGATTGGTTGCTGCAATTCTGATAGTTGCTGTATCTGTGAAGCTGCACCAGAAACTCAGGAACACATGTTCTTTGAGTGTGGGTATAGCAAGCTTATTCTAGGGCAGATCAAGGACTGGTGCAGATTGAAAATCTCATCAACAGGGGGTGTAAGTTCTACAGGATCAAAAGTGCAAAAGAATGTGTATGCTCTTGTGTTGGCTGCTAGCTACTACCATGCTTGGACACAGAGGAATAATGCGAGGATGAATGCAATGCTTGATAGTCCAAATAGGGTTGTGCAATTGATTAAGGACAATGTGAAGCATAGAATCAAATACAAGCGGAATGATCACATGTCCAGTGCTGAGAAGAATTGGTTGTTGAGTCtagaaatttga
- the LOC141613740 gene encoding uncharacterized protein LOC141613740, with product MVKDGDDAPKTWEDGHNELKIEMAQMSYVLKNIAAMLKDKEKKKNSDSPSESEEDEQPRGKSRNKNDDDRGLKLDIPDFDGEMDPEKFLDWVRQAKRVFEYKEYDDKKQFKVAILKLTKYASLWYENLKKQRKKEGKDKIESWIKLKKHLMRRFLPRDYEQENYLKLQSLTQGSMSVTEYIKEFEKMSIVCDLEEKEELRVARFIKGLTSALATKVEIQNYDGFSDVCRLALKFEKHDKARKPYAYYKGTSSGTSSYSRPAPSKPKETPKEEPKDKGKGVVKPKGNSLRRCFKCQGYDHIANECPQKRALTAQELYDMIPVFVTPEEETVQEIVGADGEGVVYDLDPLSEEECLVRRNLHMEMGSAETEQREQIFHTLCKINHKICNLIIDSGSCTNVVSRDLVDELKLQTRDRVKPYKLHWLNGENGIQVKKQALISLSLGPYTDEVWCGVVPLNACHILLGRPWQFDRRVEHDRRSNVYSVMKGNVTYNLKPMSPHKIRESKIKKGSMFMEAREVEEALARGERTYVLMVRELGSVGVSDNRGVQRLLEEFRDVFPDELPNGLPPLRGIEHQIDLILRAAMPNKPAYHCNPEEAKELQRQVQELMDMGYVQESLSPCAVPALLVPKKEGT from the coding sequence ATGGTTAAAGACGGTGATGATGCTCCGAAAACATGGGAAGACGGTCATAACGAGCTGAAGATAGAGATGGCTCAGATGTCTTATGTGTTGAAGAACATAGCAGCCATGTTGAAGGataaagagaagaaaaagaatTCGGACAGTCCATCCGAATCTGAAGAAGACGAGCAGCCACGAGGAAAGTCGAGAAACAAGAACGATGATGATCGGGGTTTAAAACTCGATATTCCAGACTTTGATGGCGAGATGGATCCGGAAAAATTTCTAGATTGGGTAAGACAAGCTAAGAGGGTTTTCGAGTATAAAGAGTATGATGACaagaagcaatttaaagttgcaatcttgaagctTACAAAGTATGCATCTTTGTGGTACGAGAATCTGAAAAAACAGAGGAAAAAGGAAGGCAAAGATAAGATCGAATCTTGGATTAAATTAAAGAAGCACTTGATGAGACGATTCCTGCCTAGAGACTACGAGCAAGAAAACTATCTAAAGCTTCAATCTTTAACGCAAGGAAGTATGTCGGTGACCGAATACATCAAAGAATTTGAGAAGATGTCAATTGTGTGCGATCTAGAGGAGAAGGAAGAGCTAAGGGTGGCGAGATTTATCAAGGGCCTAACATCCGCACTTGCAACGAAGGTAGAAATCCAGAATTATGATGGGTTTAGCGACGTTTGCAGATTggcattaaaatttgaaaaacatGATAAGGCACGAAAACCTTATGCTTACTACAAGGGGACGAGTTCGGGAACAAGTTCTTATTCCAGGCCAGCTCCTAGCAAGCCTAAAGAAACCCCGAAAGAAGAACctaaagacaaaggaaagggtgTTGTCAAGCCAAAAGGGAATTCTTTGAGGCGGTGTTTCAAGTGTCAAGGCTATGATCATATAGCAAATGAGTGCCCTCAGAAGCGAGCCCTAACAGCTCAAGAATTGTATGATATGATCCCTGTGTTTGTCACGCCAGAGGAGGAAACGGTTCAAGAGATCGTTGGAGCTGATGGTGAAGGAGTAGTCTATGATTTGGATCCGTTAAGTGAAGAGGAATGTTTGGTGCGGCGTAATTTGCATATGGAGATGGGTTCAGCTGAAACCGAGCAACGAGAACAGATCTTCCACACTCTGTGCAAGATAAAccataaaatttgcaatcttattATTGATAGTGGGTCATGTACTAATGTGGTATCCAGGGACCTTGTTGATGAACTGAAATTGCAAACTAGAGACCGAGTTAAACCATATAAATTACATTGGCTGAATGGGGAGAATGGGATACAAGTAAAGAAGCAGGCCTTAATTTCGTTAAGTTTAGGACCCTatactgatgaggtgtggtgcggCGTAGTTCCTCTGAATGCATGCCACATTCTATTGGGTAGACCTTGGCAATTCGATAGAAGGGTTGAACATGATAGGAGATCCAATGTGTATAGCGTGATGAAGGGTAATGTAACATATAATCTGAAACCTATGTCACCTCATAAGATTAGAGAGTCAAAAATAAAGAAGGGGAGTATGTTTATGGAGGCTCGGGAGGTTGAGGAGGCCTTAGCTCGTGGAGAACGAACCTATGTGCTGATGGTTCGTGAATTGGGGTCCGTTGGTGTGAGTGATAACCGTGGAGTACAGAGGCTGTTAGAAGAGTTTCGGGATGTGTTTCCGGATGAATTGCCAAATGGGTTGCCTCCTTTACGTGGTATTGAACACCAAATAGATCTGATTCTAAGGGCGGCAATGCCTAATAAGCCGGCCTATCATTGTAATCCAGAGGAAGCAAAGGAGTTACAGAGACAAGTCCAAGAGTTGATGGATATGGGGTATGTACAAGAGAGCTTAAGTCCGTGTGCGGTACCTGCGTTATTAGTACCAAAGAAGGAAGGGACTTAG